In Arthrobacter alpinus, a single window of DNA contains:
- a CDS encoding DUF2505 domain-containing protein, whose product MALAASTTLSATAQSVTDVFTNADFIKHVSETVGGELKSFTISGPTTAAFTTQTVRTLPTTRMPDIVKKFVGASLTVTQDESWSTPAADGSRTNSIKLTVAKAPVDVSAEQKLTADGVSTVVSLTGEVSSGVPFLGAKIASAAEPVIGRALNLQATLAQEWLNTHS is encoded by the coding sequence ATGGCGCTTGCCGCCTCAACGACGCTTTCGGCCACGGCCCAGAGCGTTACAGATGTCTTTACCAATGCCGATTTCATCAAGCATGTCAGCGAAACTGTGGGCGGGGAGCTGAAGTCGTTCACGATCAGCGGGCCCACCACGGCCGCCTTCACCACCCAGACCGTGCGCACGCTGCCCACCACGCGTATGCCGGACATCGTCAAGAAATTTGTGGGCGCATCCCTCACTGTTACTCAGGATGAGTCCTGGAGCACTCCGGCGGCCGATGGTTCCCGCACCAACTCCATCAAGCTCACCGTGGCCAAGGCTCCTGTGGATGTGTCGGCTGAGCAGAAGCTGACGGCCGACGGCGTTTCCACTGTGGTTTCGCTGACGGGCGAGGTCTCCTCCGGCGTGCCGTTCCTTGGCGCGAAGATTGCCTCCGCCGCCGAGCCCGTGATTGGCCGGGCCCTGAACCTGCAGGCAACGCTTGCCCAGGAATGGCTCAACACGCACAGCTAG
- a CDS encoding signal peptidase I has protein sequence MKQNNVRLAGWERWLLNTGAALGLLCLVLAGLALVLGMKPLIVVSGSMSPSIPVGSLALAVATPAADIAPGQVVSVVSFSGNRITHRVVSADPVTGLVLKGDANPVSDLQPYTVVSVDRVVFSVPFLGYVTGWLSSPLVFGLGGLVCAYLLYLAFFRPNAGKPDGSSSDSDPAAGGSRQRAQGRKWRGAGAIIAALAVVIPLGIVNRVEATQAAWTASAVANATIGSVKLDAPGGLTCTQVTGDPFSVKLVWIPPAMPPSGYVVRLWDNANPGAVTESQSQTGTSYTLSLDSAQGVLGVLLGILDSYDKVLTVQVIAKYPHGWDSAPASRTTIHAKKDLLYPLVGTKYLSCS, from the coding sequence ATGAAGCAGAATAATGTTCGCCTAGCCGGCTGGGAACGCTGGTTGCTGAATACGGGCGCGGCGCTGGGCCTGCTGTGTCTGGTGTTGGCTGGGTTGGCACTGGTTTTGGGGATGAAGCCGTTGATTGTTGTCTCCGGCTCCATGAGCCCGAGTATTCCTGTTGGTTCACTGGCACTTGCCGTAGCTACGCCGGCAGCAGATATTGCACCGGGGCAGGTTGTTTCAGTTGTCTCTTTCAGCGGAAACCGCATCACCCACCGCGTAGTCTCAGCAGATCCTGTGACCGGGCTGGTACTCAAGGGCGATGCCAACCCCGTGTCAGACCTGCAGCCGTACACCGTTGTATCCGTTGACCGGGTGGTGTTTTCAGTTCCGTTCCTTGGGTATGTGACCGGCTGGCTCAGCTCACCATTGGTGTTTGGTTTGGGCGGGTTGGTGTGTGCTTACTTGCTGTATTTGGCATTCTTCAGACCCAACGCCGGAAAGCCGGACGGATCATCTTCGGACAGCGATCCGGCAGCAGGGGGAAGCCGGCAGAGGGCACAAGGTAGAAAATGGCGGGGGGCAGGGGCGATCATTGCTGCGCTCGCAGTGGTGATACCGCTGGGAATTGTAAACCGGGTTGAGGCCACGCAGGCGGCGTGGACGGCAAGTGCGGTGGCAAATGCAACCATTGGGTCCGTCAAGCTGGATGCCCCGGGAGGACTGACTTGCACGCAGGTTACCGGTGACCCATTCTCGGTGAAGTTGGTGTGGATCCCTCCGGCCATGCCACCCTCTGGCTATGTTGTTCGGTTGTGGGACAACGCCAACCCCGGGGCGGTAACGGAGAGCCAGTCACAGACGGGCACTTCGTACACCTTGAGTCTGGACAGTGCTCAAGGGGTTTTGGGAGTCCTACTGGGAATCTTGGACTCTTATGACAAAGTTCTGACTGTGCAGGTTATCGCGAAGTATCCGCATGGCTGGGATTCTGCTCCCGCATCCAGAACAACAATTCATGCGAAAAAGGACCTCTTATACCCACTTGTGGGAACCAAGTACTTGAGTTGCAGCTAG